One window of Cydia strobilella chromosome 10, ilCydStro3.1, whole genome shotgun sequence genomic DNA carries:
- the LOC134744529 gene encoding uncharacterized protein LOC134744529 produces MRATLCVLLAATCVLADESRGSKRPYIADAVGNTLPPPSNGPATVGSPINLLTPDRYEFYTFDESGELVKRLMTLQEIQAIVAAGEEAEGLVTFANDNQPTIAFNFSQPPYTKVHSVVTNVQNVLKAQMEAHKNKPQLNPTLDTPDVSDSWSLILPSIFGNTGVDIVPDKTSASFTTPETETIEFDRVSFDDNLSKEGSNPIGSSTTVQHVAKPSIMEQVSSTTELFKEAPTTSKTTTTTTTTTPKPTTSTTPKPTTTTTTTKKPTTTTTTTTTTTTTPKPTTTTTTTRKPTTTTTVKPRTTPTTRRTTTTTTPKPRTTVSTTKLTTTSKPTVKITTKPTTAKPISTTRRQVATSTLKNTENPSTKIQTSTHVTSTTEKTSPVYEKISTFVPVSTAAYVTERSTRKPTQTTIFVSTSESTTKRPVSSTSKLQQSTTLEAKTQPTITTYKPTTTTSAPVSSTVKNGELEKDDASTITTQSVSPSTAVSSTEFMSVDDQPPKTINDNVAVSEDNNIKVNEPILPLFDVAQSISQIASDLGSANYQPIPTTSGLLDTTNAMNMDLESKESIELDIPSESKNEAQNKTADVQNESDNFVKISTINPHQQNNNSPPTVNESINKVSNPVSNTTVGTETTTTTSTETPMDPILSESMDDLLSQVVNQAPQSIVNNENKLQESDRISTTENSVDTTTVLITTKTEMISQDSTKNDMSPSTEPALVDTTINQNLIKNEAKDDVTEKEKDKKESETQKEHIVKNNNTNSVSATRNDLKKFSSSDRNGKPSKPVNSQGVQTLSADKQNNIIAVINAPELPAREQITPSSTETVSQQEVSHKTSSENQNTANDNVKDDHKDETVSLPKVDEFKKKIQKVNIDYKEIANERNNSWKLISTVAPPKANEIPKDKFKTDGSEIPDKDIVLDVSKENQGLEVTTKDLSEDVAQFTELCNELAFRYWNAIAETIPNKRSFVLSPFSITSMLAMMFMGARGATSGEMNEILKLDDMVTFNPHFTLKNISDSIETTPESGVANSAFIRELYSDRNKGQILTFYKERAQHFYNGHVEEINFKLISDIIRRRTNLLVKRYTWGKIIEYMKANTITMQPPLAAFSTNIFETDCTGSSVEGRDGEMYFVVSPNVRQRRLVPVPAVLYKKGFLAGYDPVLDATAAATGNTNSIISTLFLMPGQQGNVVHAEDLELLEKRLLDTNPSTPALNRLLRTLLPRIGLELQIPRFSHKSIFNVSSTLKKMGLKDLFDADHADLGGLNGPSKDLYVSDMVQATTFVTCGEGIIGEQHHIEEYPESIELARRRRTSRWATGWDEPRDYQRAFHDPHDVGDAMNLPLHLRPRQARLPARNAQPARLKFDRPFLYFVRHNPSGMILYVGRYNPRLLP; encoded by the exons ATGCGTGCGACACTGTGTGTGCTGCTTGCAGCCACCTGCGTATTGGCTGATGAAAGCAG GGGCTCCAAGCGTCCGTACATCGCCGACGCGGTTGGCAATACTTTGCCCCCGCCTTCAAATGGGCCAGCAACCGTCGGCAGCCCTATCAACCTCCTAACCCCAGACCGCTATGAGTTTTATACTTTCGACGAATCCGGAGAACTGGTTAAACGACTCATGACTTTACAAGAAATCCAAGCCATAGTTGCGGCTGGTGAAGAAGCGGAAGGACTTGTTACGTTTGCTAATGATAATCAACCGACGATTGCATTCAATTTCAGTCAACCGCCTTACACTAAAGTTCATAGCGTTGTCACTAATGTGCAGAATGTACTCAAAGCCCAAATGGAAGCTCATAAGAACAAACCACAATTGAATCCTACTTTAGATACACCTGATGTATCTGATTCTTGGAGTCTAATTTTACCATCAATCTTTGGAAACACTGGAGTCGATATCGTACCAGATAAAACTTCTGCATCTTTTACTACCCCGGAAACAGAAACAATTGAATTTGACCGAGTTAGCTTTGATGACAATCTTAGCAAGGAAGGAAGTAACCCGATCGGAAGTTCCACTACAGTACAACATGTTGCTAAGCCATCAATCATGGAACAAGTTTCGTCTACTACTGAATTGTTTAAAGAAGCTCCAACAACTTCTAaaacaactacaacaaccaccacTACTACGCCTAAACCTACTACTTCTACAACGCCTAAACCTACTACTACAACTACAACAACTAAAAAACCCACCACTACTACAACTactacaacaacaactacaactACTCCTAAACCTACAACCACGACCACTACTACTAGAAAACCTACTACGACTACCACTGTGAAACCTCGCACGACGCCTACTACTAGACGTACTACTACTACCACCACTCCTAAACCACGAACCACTGTCTCAACCACAAAATTGACTACAACTTCTAAACCAACTGTTAAAATTACTACGAAACCTACCACAGCTAAACCTATTTCTACCACTCGACGACAGGTTGCTACTTCAACTTTGAAAAACACAGAAAATCCTTCAACGAAAATTCAAACTAGTACACACGTAACCTCTACTACAGAAAAAACTAGCCCTGTATATGAGAAAATTAGTACGTTCGTTCCAGTTTCTACAGCAGCTTATGTAACTGAGAGATCAACACGAAAACCTACACAGACGACAATATTCGTAAGCACATCCGAAAGTACTACCAAACGGCCTGTATCATCAACATCAAAGCTTCAACAATCAACTACTTTAGAGGCAAAAACGCAACCAACTATTACAACTTACAAACCAACAACAACCACATCAGCACCAGTTTCATCTACTGTTAAAAACGGTGAACTTGAAAAAGATGATGCTAGTACCATAACCACTCAATCTGTTTCACCTTCAACTGCCGTCTCATCAACAGAATTTATGTCTGTTGACGACCAGCCACCGAAAACCATCAATGATAATGTTGCAGTTTCAGAAGACAATAATATTAAGGTTAATGAACCTATTCTTCCTTTGTTTGATGTTGCACAAAGTATCAGTCAGATTGCATCAGACCTTGGAAGTGCCAACTACCAACCTATCCCAACAACAAGTGGTTTATTAGATACTACTAACGCTATGAATATGGATTTAGAAAGCAAAGAAAGTATAGAATTGGACATCCCATCCGAGTCTAAAAACGAGGCTCAAAATAAAACGGCTGATGTTCAAAATGAAAGTGataattttgtcaaaatatctACGATTAACCCCCaccaacaaaataataattcgcCACCGACAGTCAATGAATCCATAAATAAAGTAAGCAACCCAGTCTCAAATACTACTGTTGGAACAGAAACTACTACCACAACCTCAACTGAAACACCTATGGATCCTATTCTGTCAGAATCTATGGATGATTTGTTATCTCAAGTTGTGAATCAGGCTCCTCAATCcattgttaataatgaaaataaacttCAGGAGTCCGATAGAATTTCGACAACAGAAAACTCTGTAGATACAACTACAGTTCTTATTACTACTAAAACCGAGATGATTTCTCAAGATTCTACGAAAAACGACATGTCTCCATCAACCGAACCAGCGCTGGTTGATACAACCATTaatcaaaatttaataaaaaatgaagCAAAGGACGATGTcactgaaaaagaaaaagataaaaaagaatctgaaacacaaaaagaacacatagttaaaaacaataataccAATAGTGTTTCTGCAACAcgaaatgatttaaaaaaattctctTCCTCTGATAGAAATGGTAAACCATCGAAACCTGTAAATTCCCAGGGAGTTCAAACTCTTAGTGCTgacaaacagaataatataattgCAGTTATAAATGCACCCGAATTGCCTGCAAGAGAACAAATTACGCCATCAAGTACTGAAACTGTGTCTCAACAAGAGGTTTCACATAAAACTAGCTCAGAAAATCAAAATACAGCAAATGATAATGTTAAAGATGACCACAAAGATGAAACGGTTTCACTCCCAAAGGTAGATGAATTTAAAAAGAAGATTCAAAAAGTCAATATTGACTACAAAGAAATAGCTAATGAAAGGAATAACTCTTGGAAGCTTATCTCAACTGTTGCACCGCCAAAAGCAAATGAGATACCGaaagataaatttaaaactgaCGGCAGTGAGATCCCTGATAAAGATATCGTATTGGATGTATCTAAGGAAAATCAAGGGCTGGAGGTGACCACAAAAGATTTAAGCGAAGATGTCGCGCAGTTTACTGAACTTTGCAATGAGCTTGCTTTCCGGTATTGGAATGCTATCGCTGAAACCATTCCAAATAAGAGGAGTTTTGTTTTGTCCCCATTTTCCATCACATCGATGTTGGCTATGATGTTCATGGGAGCAAGGGGCGCAACTTCGGGTGAAATGAACGAAATACTAAAACTTGATGATATGGTTACTTTTAATCCCCACTttaccctaaaaaatatttcagattCTATAGAAACGACACCTGAGTCTGGAGTGGCTAACTCCGCGTTTATTCGAGAACTTTATAGCGACCGCAATAAAGGTCAAATTCTTACGTTTTATAAGGAAAGGGCTCAGCATTTCTACAACGGTCACGTTGAAGAAATCAACTTTAAGTTGATCAGTGATATTATAAGAAGAAGGACGAATCTGCTGGTGAAGAGATACACTTGGGGAAAAATAATTGAGTACATGAAAGCCAACACAATCACCATGCAACCTCCACTTGCTGCATTTTCAACTAATATTTTCGAG ACTGACTGCACGGGCTCATCTGTAGAAGGCAGAGATGGTGAAATGTACTTCGTGGTCTCACCCAACGTTCGTCAACGTCGCCTCGTCCCAGTACCTGCCGTCCTTTACAAGAAAGGTTTCCTCGCCGGCTATGATCCAGTCCTCGACGCCACTGCTGCAGCGACCGGCAACACCAACTCAATCATCAGCACACTCTTCCTCATGCCAGGCCAGCAAGGCAATGTTGTCCACGCCGAAGATCTAGAACTACTAGAAAAACGATTGCTAGATACCAACCCAAGCACACCAGCGTTGAACCGCCTTCTCAGAACATTATTACCGAGAATTGGATTGGAACTGCAGATCCCGCGATTCTCCCACAAGtcaatatttaatgtatctTCCACTCTTAAAAAGATGGGCTTGAAGGACTTATTCGATGCCGACCACGCTGATTTAGGAGGTCTGAATGGCCCGTCTAAGGATCTTTACGTGTCGGACATGGTGCAAGCGACGACGTTCGTAACTTGTGGCGAAGGGATTATTGGTGAGCAACATCATATAGAAGAGTATCCTGAGAGCATTGAATTGGCCAGAAGGCGTAGGACATCTCGATGGGCGACGGGATGGGATGAGCCGAGGGATTACCAGAGAGCATTCCATGATCCCCATGACGTAGGAGATGCCATGAATCTCCCGCTACATTTGCGCCCAAGACAAGCTCGTCTCCCAGCAAGGAACGCCCAACCAGCGAGATTAAAGTTTGACCGGCCGTTCCTCTACTTCGTAAGACACAATCCCTCTGGCATGATACTCTACGTCGGCCGGTACAATCCACGGCTTTTGCCTTGA
- the LOC134744703 gene encoding uncharacterized protein LOC134744703 — translation MFKIFALFLMCSVVNADLLLQQRRKGATLKPLSACCDIPELGDPKHLAECSNPKLPGPCNDVQCVFEKSGFLIDKNTLNKEAYRTHLKKWSEAHSGWSQAVDRAIADCVDKDLRQYLDYSCKAYDVFTCTGIAMLKKCPESDWKC, via the exons atgtttaaaatattcgCGTTGTTTTTGATGTGTtcg gtCGTAAATGCTGATCTACTGCTACAACAAAGGCGGAAGGGAGCCACATTG AAACCTTTGTCAGCTTGTTGTGATATTCCGGAGTTAGGAGACCCTAAGCATTTAGCAGAATGCTCAAATCCTAAACTGCCTGGACCA TGCAACGACGTCCAATGCGTCTTTGAAAAGTCAGGCTTCCTTATCGACAAAAACACTCTCAACAAAGAGGCTTACCGCACTCACCTAAAGAAATGGTCAGAGGCACACAGTGGCTGGTCACAAGCCGTCGACCGAGCTATAGCCGACTGCGTAGACAAGGACTTAAGACAGTATCTTGACTACTCCTGTAAGGCGTACGATGTCTTCACTTGCACTGGCATCGCTATGCTAAAG aAATGTCCGGAATCAGATTGGAAATGCTAA
- the LOC134744752 gene encoding uncharacterized protein LOC134744752: protein MESVNRIFLIVVVTRKVYGQLEPIDGAEWTEHCNIRPYMYRQCCILPPFFNRDVAKTCGAMFQVNFENRGNITGLQRLSATGCRYWDCMLTKYDLKADDDNKVLDIAKYYEHLNSWVELNPDFTDVMLKAKIECKQNFRMSLPIPVCEFKDFNACLRNYINVNCPNIIPTPDCMEVKKFYELCHEFYQ, encoded by the exons ATGGAAAGTGTGAATAGAATATTTTTGATAGTGGTTGTCACAAGAAAA GTATATGGCCAATTAGAGCCAATCGATGGCGCAGAATGGACAGAACATTGTAATATACGACCCTACATG TATCGGCAATGTTGCATATTGCCTCCATTCTTCAACCGAGATGTAGCAAAGACCTGTGGCGCCATGTTTCAAGTTAATTTTGAAAACCGTGGCAATATTACAGGTCTCCAAAGACTTTCCGCAACTgga TGTCGCTATTGGGACTGCATGCTAACGAAATACGATCTCAAGGCAGACGATGATAACAAAGTATTAGACATCGCAAAATACTACGAACATTTGAACAGCTGGGTTGAACTCAATCCAGATTTCACCGATGTCATGTTGAAAGCTAAGATTGAATGCAAGCAGAATTTTAGAATGAGTTTACCGATACCTGTTTGTGAGTTCAAGGATTTTAATGCTTGTCTCAGGAATTATATTAATGTG AACTGTCCGAATATTATTCCAACTCCAGACTGCATGGAAGTAAAGAAATTCTACGAACTCTGCCACGAGTTTTATCAATAA